In one Lachnospiraceae bacterium GAM79 genomic region, the following are encoded:
- the amt gene encoding ammonium transporter, with the protein MTSEILDAISGEVYGVWFLIGAALVFWMQAGFAMVETGFTRAKNAGNILMKNLMDFCIGTVVFILLGFGLLLGEDMVGLIGKPGFDIFTDYANFDWSNFVFNLVFCATTATIVSGAMAERTKFISYCVYSAVISAVIYPIEAHWTWGGGWLAQMGFHDFAGSNCIHMVGGICALIGAAILGPRIGKFVKGKDGKVEKVNAFPGHNLPIGCLGVFILWLGWYGFNGAAATTVSELGSIFVTTTIAPAVATVVAMIITWVKYGKPDVSMCLNASLAGLVAITAPCDVCDAFGAIVIGAVAGVLVVFGVWFLDYKLHVDDPVGAVAVHCLNGIWGTIAVGLFATDTAPAFARGIGDGVTYGANQIAAKGLFYGGGFKQLGIQFVGMGATILWTAVTITIAFLLIKKIFGLRVSEEEEIVGLDSCEHGLPSAYAGFSIVDVSNTMTMDVNENTDLGVADYDKASDTLKNAAVKVAEAPVTASPSGIYKVVIIAKLARFEILKKALNDLGVTGMTMNQVMGCGIQKGAGEMYRGVELDATLLPKVKVEVVVSKIPVSAVIEAAKKALYTGHIGDGKIFVYSVDKVVKVRTGEEDFAALQDVE; encoded by the coding sequence ATGACAAGTGAAATTTTAGATGCAATTTCTGGTGAAGTGTACGGTGTCTGGTTCCTGATCGGAGCGGCATTGGTATTCTGGATGCAGGCAGGATTTGCGATGGTAGAGACAGGATTTACCAGAGCAAAGAATGCCGGAAACATTCTGATGAAAAACCTGATGGACTTCTGTATTGGTACAGTTGTATTTATCCTTCTTGGTTTTGGACTCTTACTTGGTGAAGACATGGTTGGTTTGATCGGTAAACCGGGATTTGACATATTTACTGATTATGCAAATTTTGACTGGTCCAACTTCGTATTTAACTTAGTGTTCTGTGCAACAACAGCGACAATTGTATCCGGCGCGATGGCAGAACGTACAAAATTCATTTCCTATTGTGTATATTCAGCAGTTATCTCAGCAGTTATTTATCCGATTGAGGCACACTGGACATGGGGCGGCGGCTGGTTAGCTCAGATGGGCTTCCATGATTTTGCCGGTTCTAACTGTATTCATATGGTTGGTGGTATCTGTGCATTGATCGGTGCAGCAATCCTTGGACCTCGTATCGGTAAGTTTGTAAAGGGCAAGGATGGTAAGGTTGAAAAAGTAAATGCATTCCCTGGACATAACCTTCCGATCGGTTGTCTCGGTGTATTTATCCTCTGGCTTGGCTGGTATGGATTCAATGGTGCAGCAGCAACAACCGTTTCAGAACTTGGTTCCATATTCGTAACAACAACAATTGCTCCTGCTGTTGCAACAGTTGTAGCAATGATCATTACCTGGGTAAAATATGGTAAGCCTGATGTTTCAATGTGTCTGAATGCATCTCTTGCAGGTCTGGTAGCAATTACAGCTCCTTGTGATGTCTGTGATGCTTTCGGTGCTATCGTGATCGGTGCTGTTGCCGGTGTACTGGTTGTATTCGGTGTATGGTTCTTAGATTACAAATTACATGTTGATGATCCTGTAGGTGCTGTTGCAGTTCACTGTTTAAATGGTATCTGGGGAACAATCGCAGTTGGTCTTTTCGCTACAGATACAGCTCCTGCATTTGCAAGAGGTATCGGTGATGGTGTAACATATGGTGCAAACCAGATCGCAGCCAAAGGTTTATTCTATGGCGGTGGTTTCAAGCAGCTCGGTATTCAGTTCGTAGGTATGGGCGCAACCATCCTCTGGACAGCAGTTACGATTACAATTGCATTCCTTCTTATTAAGAAGATCTTCGGCCTTCGTGTATCAGAGGAAGAGGAAATTGTTGGTCTGGATTCATGCGAGCATGGTCTTCCATCTGCATATGCCGGCTTCAGTATTGTTGATGTATCAAATACAATGACAATGGATGTAAATGAAAATACAGATCTTGGTGTAGCTGATTATGATAAGGCTTCTGACACATTAAAGAATGCAGCAGTCAAGGTTGCGGAAGCTCCTGTTACAGCATCCCCAAGCGGTATCTACAAGGTAGTTATCATTGCAAAGCTTGCACGGTTTGAGATCTTAAAGAAAGCTTTAAATGACCTCGGTGTTACAGGTATGACAATGAATCAGGTTATGGGCTGTGGTATCCAGAAGGGTGCCGGCGAGATGTACCGTGGTGTTGAATTAGATGCAACCCTTCTTCCAAAGGTTAAGGTAGAAGTCGTAGTCAGCAAGATTCCTGTCAGTGCAGTTATTGAAGCTGCTAAGAAGGCTCTGTATACCGGACATATCGGTGATGGTAAGATCTTCGTATACAGCGTTGACAAGGTTGTTAAGGTTCGTACCGGTGAGGAAGACTTTGCAGCTTTACAGGATGTAGAGTAA
- a CDS encoding sugar transporter, which produces MNQKLTIREWLPLIGMTVAAFIFNTSEFMPIGLLTDIADDFQITEAKAGMLISAYSWAVMLLSLPLMLLASRISFRKLLLGTIALFGIGQVLSAVAAGYAMLMAARIIVACAHAVFWSIASPAAVKIVPEKFRSFAMSMVVTGTSIAMIFGLPLGRIVGLYVGWRMTFFCVAVVAFLALIYMAFVFPKVEGGTSFKMKELPVILKNPVMLGIILMSFLVAGAYYTGYSYIEPFLKQVAMFKDNLVTITLMLFGAAGILGSFLFSCVYDKHRYHFIRASITLIAVVMLCLKPASKFTWTMILICMLWGMAVTAFSVTFQSETIKAVPEEASAVAMSMFSGIYNLGIGCGTWIGGLVCTHASMGYIGFAGGIMAVIAILYCSFILIPQMKRK; this is translated from the coding sequence ATGAATCAGAAATTAACTATCAGGGAATGGCTGCCGCTCATCGGAATGACGGTAGCGGCATTTATATTTAATACATCGGAATTCATGCCAATCGGTCTTCTGACCGATATCGCGGATGATTTTCAGATCACGGAGGCAAAAGCGGGGATGCTGATCTCAGCATATTCGTGGGCGGTTATGCTGTTATCACTGCCACTTATGCTGCTTGCATCAAGGATCAGCTTCCGAAAGCTGCTGTTGGGAACGATTGCGTTATTTGGAATCGGTCAGGTATTATCAGCGGTTGCAGCCGGATATGCGATGCTGATGGCGGCAAGGATCATAGTTGCCTGTGCACATGCGGTCTTCTGGTCGATCGCATCACCGGCAGCAGTTAAGATCGTGCCGGAGAAGTTCAGGTCGTTTGCGATGAGTATGGTAGTAACCGGTACATCCATTGCGATGATATTTGGACTTCCGCTTGGAAGGATCGTTGGATTATATGTAGGATGGAGAATGACATTTTTCTGTGTTGCAGTTGTTGCATTTCTTGCCCTTATCTATATGGCATTTGTATTTCCGAAGGTTGAAGGCGGTACATCCTTTAAAATGAAAGAACTGCCGGTGATATTGAAGAACCCGGTTATGCTTGGGATCATATTAATGTCGTTCTTAGTTGCGGGTGCATACTATACAGGCTACAGCTATATTGAGCCGTTTTTGAAGCAGGTAGCAATGTTTAAGGATAATCTTGTTACTATAACTTTAATGTTGTTTGGAGCTGCCGGAATTCTTGGAAGTTTTCTGTTCTCCTGTGTATATGACAAACACAGATATCATTTTATCCGTGCATCGATCACATTGATCGCTGTTGTCATGCTTTGCCTGAAACCGGCATCGAAATTTACATGGACAATGATATTGATCTGTATGCTGTGGGGTATGGCTGTAACGGCATTTAGCGTTACTTTCCAGTCAGAGACGATCAAAGCGGTTCCGGAGGAAGCCTCCGCTGTGGCCATGTCGATGTTCTCAGGAATCTATAATCTGGGAATCGGATGCGGAACCTGGATCGGTGGTCTGGTATGTACACATGCATCGATGGGGTATATCGGATTTGCAGGGGGGATCATGGCAGTTATAGCTATCCTGTATTGCAGCTTTATACTGATCCCACAGATGAAGAGAAAGTAG
- a CDS encoding alanine:cation symporter family protein → MWATVNEILTKIDDFVWGPPLMVLIMVGGILLTIRMGVLQIRKLPLALKWMIKNEEEGEGEVTSFGALCTALSATIGTGNIVGVATAIGAGGPGALFWMVLAAFFGMATKYAEGLLAVKYRVVDKDNHALGGPFYYIERGMGSKWKWLAKIFAFFGICVGLFGIGTFSQVNGISSAVNSFFDPDMQWTINIPGIGTYSWTVVIASLILSVCVALVLIGGLKRIASVSQIIVPFMAVIYIVICVMLLICNITKIPEAVVIIVKSAFKPSAVAGGIAGSFIIAMQKGVARGIFSNEAGLGSAPIAAAAAQTKEPVRQGLVSMTGTFIDTIIICTMTGLSIVLTGAWKVEGLQGVQVTTYAFNEGLPIPATISSFLLMLCLVFFAFTTILGWDYYSERCLEYLSGGKKKSIMIYRWLYILAVFIGPYMTVSAVWTIADIFNGLMAIPNMIAIFALSGVVVRETRDFFSRHNKQPFE, encoded by the coding sequence ATGTGGGCAACTGTAAATGAAATCTTAACAAAAATCGATGATTTTGTGTGGGGTCCTCCACTTATGGTCCTTATTATGGTCGGTGGAATTCTTCTCACAATCCGGATGGGCGTTCTTCAGATCCGCAAACTGCCATTAGCACTCAAATGGATGATCAAAAACGAAGAAGAAGGCGAAGGCGAAGTTACTTCCTTTGGTGCACTGTGTACTGCTCTTTCCGCTACGATCGGAACCGGTAATATCGTTGGTGTAGCAACTGCGATCGGAGCCGGTGGACCGGGAGCATTATTCTGGATGGTACTTGCTGCATTCTTCGGAATGGCAACCAAATATGCAGAAGGTCTTCTGGCTGTCAAATATCGTGTCGTTGACAAGGACAACCATGCACTTGGCGGACCATTCTACTATATCGAAAGAGGTATGGGATCAAAATGGAAATGGCTTGCAAAAATATTTGCTTTCTTTGGTATCTGTGTAGGTCTGTTCGGTATCGGAACCTTCTCTCAGGTAAATGGTATTTCTTCCGCTGTTAATTCATTCTTTGATCCTGACATGCAGTGGACGATTAATATTCCAGGGATCGGTACTTATTCATGGACCGTTGTTATCGCTTCCCTGATCTTAAGTGTATGTGTTGCACTCGTTCTGATCGGCGGACTGAAGCGTATCGCAAGCGTATCCCAGATCATCGTTCCATTTATGGCTGTTATCTATATTGTTATATGTGTGATGTTACTGATCTGTAACATCACTAAGATTCCTGAGGCTGTTGTTATCATTGTAAAGAGCGCATTCAAGCCTTCTGCTGTTGCAGGTGGTATCGCCGGTTCATTTATCATTGCTATGCAAAAAGGTGTAGCGCGTGGTATCTTCTCAAATGAAGCCGGTCTTGGTTCTGCTCCTATCGCAGCAGCCGCTGCCCAGACAAAGGAACCGGTTCGTCAGGGTCTTGTATCCATGACAGGTACTTTCATCGATACCATCATTATCTGTACAATGACAGGTCTTTCCATCGTTCTTACCGGTGCATGGAAAGTAGAAGGTTTACAGGGTGTTCAGGTTACCACATATGCTTTTAACGAGGGACTTCCGATTCCTGCAACGATATCAAGCTTCCTGTTAATGCTCTGTCTGGTATTCTTTGCATTTACAACTATCCTTGGATGGGATTATTATTCTGAGCGTTGTCTGGAATACTTATCCGGCGGCAAAAAGAAATCCATCATGATCTACAGATGGTTATACATTCTTGCTGTATTTATCGGACCTTACATGACAGTTTCTGCTGTATGGACGATCGCCGATATCTTCAACGGACTGATGGCTATTCCTAATATGATCGCCATCTTTGCTTTAAGCGGTGTGGTTGTAAGGGAAACGCGTGATTTCTTCAGCCGTCATAATAAGCAGCCTTTTGAATAA
- a CDS encoding D-2-hydroxyacid dehydrogenase, with the protein MKIVFLDRKTIGEDIDLTDFETLGEVVTYEMSQPEEVPERVVDADVIIVNKVPVNEQTIGTAQNLKLVCVAATGTNNLDKDYLDKRGIEWRNAAGYSTTIVAQHTFAMLFYLLEKLRYYDDYVKNGSYQKNDVFTWFGEPFTELAGKTWGIIGLGAIGRKVADIAKAFGAHVIYYSASGRPAQEGYEQVDLNTLLRTSDVISVHAPLNEYTENLMDKVAFAKMKRSAIFLNLGRGPIVVEEDLAEALKQGTIAAAGVDVLRTEPIQPDNPLLAIKDSHKLLITPHIAWASTEARTRLMQIVLDHVKDFVETR; encoded by the coding sequence ATGAAGATAGTGTTTTTGGATCGTAAGACGATAGGAGAAGATATTGACTTGACAGACTTTGAGACTTTGGGTGAGGTTGTAACATATGAAATGTCACAGCCGGAAGAAGTTCCGGAGCGGGTAGTAGATGCAGATGTTATCATCGTGAATAAGGTACCGGTAAACGAGCAGACGATCGGAACTGCTCAGAATCTGAAGCTGGTCTGCGTAGCAGCAACCGGAACAAATAATCTGGATAAAGATTATCTGGATAAACGGGGAATTGAATGGAGAAATGCAGCCGGATATTCCACCACGATCGTTGCACAGCACACATTTGCCATGCTCTTTTATCTGCTCGAAAAGCTTCGGTATTATGATGATTATGTAAAGAATGGATCATATCAGAAAAATGATGTATTTACCTGGTTTGGCGAGCCGTTTACAGAGCTTGCCGGAAAGACATGGGGCATCATCGGACTTGGAGCGATCGGAAGGAAGGTAGCAGATATAGCAAAGGCATTTGGCGCACATGTAATCTATTATTCGGCATCCGGCAGACCGGCACAGGAGGGCTATGAGCAGGTTGACCTGAATACACTTCTTCGGACATCTGATGTTATATCGGTTCATGCGCCATTAAATGAATATACCGAGAACCTGATGGATAAAGTGGCATTTGCAAAGATGAAACGATCCGCGATCTTCCTGAACCTTGGACGTGGACCGATCGTAGTAGAAGAAGATCTTGCGGAAGCCTTGAAGCAGGGCACGATCGCAGCCGCAGGCGTAGATGTCCTTCGGACGGAACCGATACAGCCGGACAATCCTTTGCTTGCTATAAAGGACAGCCATAAGCTACTCATCACGCCACATATCGCCTGGGCAAGCACCGAAGCCCGCACCCGCCTGATGCAGATCGTCCTTGACCATGTAAAGGATTTTGTTGAGACGAGATAA
- the tagD gene encoding glycerol-3-phosphate cytidylyltransferase produces MKKVITYGTFDLLHYGHINLLRRAKEMGDYLIVALSTDEFNWNQKKKKCYFSYEERKQLLEAIRYVDLVIPEESWEQKKEDIKEFKVDTFVMGNDWEGKFDFLKEQCEVVYLPRTPDISTTQIKDDLGK; encoded by the coding sequence ATGAAGAAGGTAATTACGTATGGAACATTTGATCTGCTCCATTATGGACATATTAACCTGCTCCGCAGAGCAAAAGAGATGGGCGATTATCTGATCGTTGCATTATCAACAGATGAATTTAACTGGAATCAGAAGAAGAAGAAATGTTATTTTTCATATGAAGAAAGAAAACAGCTTCTGGAAGCAATTCGCTATGTAGATCTGGTTATTCCGGAGGAAAGCTGGGAGCAGAAGAAAGAAGATATCAAGGAATTCAAAGTAGATACCTTTGTTATGGGAAATGATTGGGAAGGAAAATTTGACTTCTTAAAAGAGCAGTGTGAGGTTGTATATCTGCCAAGAACACCGGATATCTCAACGACACAGATCAAAGATGATTTAGGAAAATAA
- a CDS encoding CDP-glycerol glycerophosphotransferase family protein, producing MKLSIIWRLSDREEKNLITGNSLQKQLEGYTGDIQLLIYKGNGQTFEETLTGKNLDISIYDINKIPENSNIFEDAKSHVTGDYVTFTDSGDRWSDGAFVRLVAELEMHNKSTVIMLKKCGPDGSVDAFAGDTTGKKVIDQVLRKKFHCHPFYFGGTILRTDKMNKLEFKNEYKQAMEQASMLDICAKEKNVLYISYITYLRDMDENQPYAKNQTDLFRTFWLPFLAELQTQYETVPVFIQYHLMHVLKGFIEQNMTDCGFGETDPDREVVFSEIKQLLSYVEDDVMLNCYKLKETQVPDIVKMFYGKLKYDEEYVFEKKYFDAEAYYGSENTILDKISNLKLQIDQIKYRDGNLCVDGHVHPILAAMADQVYFMFGGKKKVFVYSGSYTGKEIMGQTMYQEAMIHVDMPFEDRKDCYLLCFANFGDESIRIPLGFDSAYVPISDPNVGIEWNLGGYSARSENDGIYFFKCSNQDKCQKEKLFEKKLGKARTQAAKENCRLRKMFYKETANKNNAVVLFMADTDQTESRITELYQYAVSEKDGNEYYFVSEPGSTVWKNLEAAGGRMVEKNSMQHKLLMLLADRLIVSTTDLRGYIPFDGEQMEYVRDLIHFDVVCIGEPGQGTDIVMERYRWETPIRLYFCTSEEQMLQMQRPEYGFYGRDILRYKEDISEIYSSIKLELSEEKKPEKIHLLPNQSEGLVDCKKTTEPDTTEHKEWESQVQEMVELAKENKVKPGRKNVTDAYYGRKIVPNTVALVGLGKGVRGSMQYILNELNSNDCFRDFKIYVRTDEETDATVQTYIKNNNWTRTQTIIKDAQYMEIIESAQYLLTEVYFPVGWVKKDGQTYINIWHGTPLKKLGLAKNANGKHKDGNTQKNFIDADYLLYPNEYTKVHMLESYKVATLMQGKALNLGYPRTGGMLAASKADLHELRAELAPNGEHLYAYMPTWKDYLDVEQVIDESKELLDYLDANLRDDQILYVNLHHKVSDSLDYSVYKRIKKFPPTVDSYQLLALTDALLTDYSSVFYDYLVLRRQIILYCNDYELYRKKRGTYMDLMELPFDKVRTKEEVLEAINRGKTYDDEAAYKEFCAYDSVDNAKKLCSLFTGTEEYVDVEPISDHAKKQVLIYSDSCGDSEDTRRLRTYIESDGHDDMDVFISCNRYLTNDNKDTAYPMLNKIPVIGTHDEYHLSGAGIAAQKLYDNKKITIEQAMGVWKYDYAAAGRRFFGQAPFDLILLYDVIDAQKLLSLTFMETPNKILCISDDMFRKLVVEKDQFLKDALKVCLPYMRGVFVKTEEQRMIFKAIYGDAYAVQLITNEKDLKNLIALAVRDEGE from the coding sequence ATGAAGCTTTCAATTATATGGAGATTATCTGACAGGGAGGAAAAGAACCTCATCACAGGGAACAGCCTGCAGAAGCAGCTGGAGGGTTATACAGGTGATATTCAGCTTTTGATCTACAAGGGAAACGGACAGACATTTGAGGAGACTTTGACAGGTAAAAATCTTGATATTTCTATATATGATATAAATAAAATCCCAGAGAACAGTAATATATTTGAAGACGCCAAAAGTCATGTAACAGGTGATTATGTTACATTTACGGATAGCGGTGACCGGTGGTCAGACGGAGCATTTGTACGTCTTGTAGCAGAACTTGAGATGCATAATAAAAGTACGGTTATTATGCTGAAAAAATGCGGCCCAGATGGGTCTGTTGATGCATTTGCAGGGGATACGACAGGGAAAAAGGTGATCGATCAGGTGCTTCGTAAGAAATTCCACTGCCATCCGTTTTATTTTGGTGGAACAATTCTACGTACAGATAAAATGAATAAACTGGAATTCAAAAATGAATATAAGCAGGCAATGGAACAGGCCAGTATGCTGGATATCTGTGCAAAAGAAAAGAATGTATTATATATCAGCTATATCACATATTTGCGTGATATGGATGAAAATCAGCCATATGCAAAGAATCAGACGGATCTGTTCCGGACATTCTGGCTGCCATTTCTTGCAGAGCTGCAGACTCAGTATGAGACAGTTCCGGTATTTATTCAATATCATTTGATGCATGTGTTAAAAGGCTTTATAGAGCAGAATATGACGGATTGCGGATTTGGAGAAACTGATCCTGATCGCGAAGTGGTGTTTTCCGAGATTAAACAGCTGCTTTCATATGTAGAAGATGATGTTATGCTGAACTGCTACAAATTGAAGGAAACACAGGTTCCGGATATTGTAAAGATGTTTTATGGAAAATTAAAGTATGACGAAGAATATGTCTTTGAGAAGAAGTATTTTGATGCAGAAGCATATTATGGATCGGAAAATACGATCCTGGATAAGATAAGTAATCTGAAGCTTCAGATCGATCAGATCAAATACAGGGATGGAAATTTGTGTGTGGATGGACATGTTCATCCGATCCTTGCTGCTATGGCTGATCAGGTTTATTTTATGTTTGGTGGCAAGAAGAAAGTATTTGTTTACAGCGGCAGTTATACAGGAAAAGAGATTATGGGGCAGACGATGTATCAGGAAGCGATGATACATGTAGATATGCCATTTGAGGATCGAAAAGATTGTTATCTCTTATGTTTTGCTAATTTCGGTGATGAATCTATCAGGATTCCTTTGGGATTTGATTCGGCATATGTTCCGATAAGTGATCCAAATGTTGGAATTGAATGGAATCTTGGCGGATACAGTGCCAGATCAGAAAATGATGGTATTTATTTTTTCAAATGTTCTAATCAGGATAAATGCCAGAAAGAAAAATTATTTGAGAAGAAACTGGGAAAAGCTCGTACACAGGCTGCAAAAGAAAATTGCAGGCTCAGAAAAATGTTCTATAAAGAGACTGCAAATAAGAATAATGCAGTAGTGTTATTCATGGCTGATACGGATCAGACAGAGAGTCGTATCACGGAATTATATCAATATGCAGTATCTGAAAAAGATGGAAATGAATATTATTTTGTTTCAGAACCTGGAAGCACAGTATGGAAAAACCTGGAAGCTGCCGGGGGCAGAATGGTAGAAAAGAACAGTATGCAGCATAAACTGTTAATGCTGTTAGCAGACAGATTGATCGTATCGACTACGGACTTAAGGGGGTATATTCCATTTGATGGAGAGCAGATGGAGTATGTCAGAGATTTAATACATTTTGATGTAGTATGTATAGGAGAGCCTGGACAGGGGACAGATATTGTTATGGAAAGATATCGCTGGGAGACTCCGATCCGGCTTTATTTCTGTACATCGGAAGAACAGATGCTTCAGATGCAGAGACCTGAATATGGATTTTACGGAAGAGATATTCTGCGTTACAAAGAAGACATATCTGAAATATATAGCAGCATTAAACTGGAACTGAGCGAGGAAAAGAAACCGGAAAAGATCCATTTGCTTCCGAATCAGTCAGAAGGACTTGTTGACTGTAAGAAGACCACAGAACCGGATACTACAGAACATAAGGAATGGGAATCTCAGGTTCAGGAGATGGTAGAGCTTGCAAAAGAGAACAAGGTAAAACCCGGTAGGAAAAATGTAACAGATGCTTATTACGGTCGTAAGATCGTTCCAAATACGGTTGCTCTGGTAGGACTTGGAAAAGGCGTGCGTGGTTCCATGCAGTATATCCTGAATGAACTGAATTCAAATGACTGCTTCAGGGATTTTAAGATCTATGTGCGGACGGATGAGGAAACGGATGCAACAGTTCAGACCTATATTAAGAATAATAACTGGACGCGGACACAGACCATTATAAAAGATGCACAATATATGGAGATAATAGAGTCTGCACAGTATCTGCTCACTGAGGTATATTTCCCGGTTGGCTGGGTGAAAAAGGATGGCCAGACCTATATCAATATCTGGCATGGCACACCATTAAAGAAGCTGGGACTTGCCAAGAATGCAAACGGAAAGCATAAAGATGGAAACACACAGAAGAATTTTATAGATGCAGATTATCTGTTATATCCAAATGAATACACAAAGGTGCATATGCTGGAGTCATATAAGGTAGCAACACTGATGCAGGGAAAAGCTTTGAACCTTGGTTATCCAAGAACCGGCGGAATGCTTGCAGCATCAAAAGCAGATCTGCATGAGCTTCGTGCCGAACTTGCGCCGAACGGTGAACATCTGTATGCATATATGCCTACCTGGAAAGATTATCTGGACGTAGAACAGGTTATAGATGAGTCAAAAGAATTATTAGATTATCTGGATGCAAATCTCAGAGATGATCAGATCTTATATGTAAATCTGCATCATAAAGTCAGTGATTCTCTTGATTACAGTGTATATAAGAGAATTAAGAAATTCCCGCCGACGGTAGACAGTTACCAGCTGCTTGCGCTTACAGATGCATTGCTCACGGATTACTCCAGTGTATTTTATGATTATCTGGTGCTGCGCAGACAGATCATTCTGTATTGCAATGATTATGAATTATATCGCAAGAAACGTGGAACATACATGGATCTGATGGAGCTTCCATTTGACAAAGTGCGTACGAAAGAAGAAGTGCTGGAAGCAATTAACCGCGGAAAGACATATGACGATGAAGCTGCATATAAGGAATTCTGCGCTTATGATTCTGTGGATAATGCGAAGAAGCTCTGTAGTCTGTTTACAGGTACAGAGGAATATGTAGATGTAGAGCCAATTTCGGATCATGCGAAGAAACAGGTGCTGATCTATTCGGATTCCTGTGGAGATTCGGAAGATACCAGACGTCTTCGAACCTATATAGAATCTGACGGGCATGATGATATGGATGTATTCATTTCATGTAACCGATATCTGACAAATGACAATAAGGATACAGCTTATCCGATGCTGAATAAAATACCGGTTATTGGAACTCATGATGAATATCATTTGAGTGGAGCAGGTATTGCAGCACAGAAGCTCTATGACAATAAAAAGATCACGATCGAACAGGCAATGGGAGTATGGAAATACGACTATGCGGCCGCCGGTAGACGTTTCTTTGGACAGGCGCCATTTGATCTGATCCTATTATATGATGTCATCGATGCACAAAAGCTTCTGTCATTGACATTTATGGAAACACCAAATAAAATATTATGTATCAGTGATGACATGTTCAGGAAACTGGTGGTAGAAAAAGATCAGTTTCTTAAGGATGCCCTGAAGGTGTGCCTGCCATACATGAGGGGAGTATTTGTAAAGACAGAAGAACAGCGGATGATTTTCAAAGCCATATACGGTGATGCATATGCAGTTCAGCTTATTACAAATGAAAAAGATTTAAAGAATCTGATTGCGTTAGCTGTCAGGGATGAAGGAGAATGA